The proteins below are encoded in one region of Mangifera indica cultivar Alphonso unplaced genomic scaffold, CATAS_Mindica_2.1 Un_0004, whole genome shotgun sequence:
- the LOC123205373 gene encoding uncharacterized protein LOC123205373, which translates to MNRNTSRPLSILPLLFLFNLRLISALHLNAMLSVDFIPSAGLSTANQWLRIHPLQLQLRYLLRPLLRLLGTLLQIRQLDIAKLSIAAIGVSLEKVKTMASYLANLSRHADYKYDPRMSQSLHLCLDLVDGVGGAVDKIQKSLKQMRDLGAAGSSEERPRSLLFNVQTWITGGPFDHLLVLTALMMWQTGR; encoded by the coding sequence ATGAACAGAAACACTTCACGTCCTCTTTCCATTCTCcctcttcttttcttatttaatcTCCGTTTAATATCAGCCCTTCATCTCAACGCAATGCTATCCGTCGATTTCATCCCTAGCGCCGGGCTCTCAACCGCTAACCAATGGCTCAGAATCCATCCGCTCCAGCTGCAACTGCGCTACCTACTCCGACCTCTGCTACGCCTCCTTGGAACCCTACTCCAGATCCGTCAATTGGACATAGCAAAGCTGTCGATAGCCGCCATCGGCGTCAGCTTGGAGAAGGTGAAAACGATGGCGTCCTACTTGGCCAACCTCAGCCGCCATGCTGACTACAAGTACGACCCCAGAATGTCACAGTCTCTCCACCTCTGTCTCGATTTAGTTGATGGCGTTGGTGGCGCTGTAGACAAGATCCAGAAGTCTCTAAAACAGATGCGCGACCTGGGCGCGGCGGGGAGCTCCGAGGAAAGGCCCCGGTCCCTGTTGTTTAATGTGCAGACGTGGATTACCGGTGGGCCCTTTGATCATCTGCTTGTGCTGACAGCTTTGATGATGTGGCAGACGGGCCGCTGA